From Bacillus pumilus, one genomic window encodes:
- a CDS encoding DUF2164 domain-containing protein, with the protein MKPLTKEEKNQMMIAIQRYFAEEREEEIGELAAINILEFITKNLGSYYYNQGVRDSRNIAVQRSQLLEEDLFALEKR; encoded by the coding sequence TTGAAACCATTAACAAAAGAAGAAAAAAATCAAATGATGATTGCTATTCAGCGTTACTTTGCCGAAGAACGAGAAGAAGAGATTGGTGAATTAGCAGCCATTAATATACTAGAATTTATCACAAAAAATCTTGGAAGTTACTATTATAATCAAGGGGTTCGTGACAGCCGGAACATTGCTGTTCAGAGATCGCAATTGTTAGAGGAAGATCTATTCGCACTCGAAAAAAGATGA
- a CDS encoding TetR/AcrR family transcriptional regulator, which translates to MVRQREFDKEKALDEAMVLFWEKGYRATTLSDLTAKMGIQRPSLYSAFGDKEELFEAALRKYTKQHAGHIRTKLQSNLSAKKAFHALFADLVEEEYRDGPSKGCFCINTIVELAPHEEKFEILTREHQMYLSVIFEERIVQGIRSGELESSLNAKALAQTLVVSFIGLTVLMKSRPERSFVDHSVATILSILK; encoded by the coding sequence ATGGTTCGACAACGGGAATTTGATAAGGAAAAAGCGTTGGATGAGGCAATGGTGCTTTTTTGGGAAAAGGGGTATAGGGCCACTACATTAAGCGATTTGACTGCAAAAATGGGAATACAGCGGCCAAGCTTATACTCAGCTTTTGGAGATAAAGAGGAATTATTTGAGGCCGCATTACGCAAATATACAAAGCAGCATGCTGGCCATATTCGAACAAAACTTCAAAGCAATCTTTCTGCAAAGAAAGCATTTCATGCATTATTTGCAGATTTAGTAGAAGAGGAATATAGAGATGGTCCGAGTAAAGGATGTTTTTGCATCAATACAATAGTGGAACTTGCGCCACACGAAGAGAAATTTGAAATTCTTACAAGAGAGCATCAGATGTATCTTTCGGTCATTTTTGAAGAAAGGATTGTTCAAGGTATTCGCTCGGGTGAGCTCGAAAGCAGTCTGAATGCTAAAGCTTTAGCACAGACACTGGTCGTTTCTTTCATTGGACTTACCGTCCTCATGAAATCTCGTCCAGAGCGTTCATTTGTAGATCATTCTGTAGCGACGATACTTTCCATATTGAAATAA
- a CDS encoding MFS transporter: protein MVKEKITSIEHLDMETTHLPIKPRSTMTRYMALLFAIACGMAVANIYFAQPLLDSLASEFGITYSSIGMVITITQLCYALGLLLIVPLGDLLNRRRLIIGQMLLSVLSLILVGIAPIVTVLFIGLAVVGLLAVVTQVLVAFAATWAAPEERGRIVGLVQSGIVIGILLARTFAGVLTDLAGWRSVYLVSAIMMLIITGVLFRILPGDDSERESLSYANLLRSMFTLFRQERILRIRGILALLIFIVFGTLWTSLVLPLSTTPYNLSHTAIGAFGLAGVAGALGAARAGSLADRGLGQLTTCIALVLLIVSWFFIFFTEYSLILLIIGIIILDLSVQAVHVTNQSMIFTVRPEARSRLTAAYMIFYSIGSATGSIVSTSIYANDGWIGVCLFGASVSAIALLYWIITYRLTEQITVKSDLT from the coding sequence ATGGTGAAAGAAAAAATCACTTCCATTGAACATCTTGATATGGAAACGACTCATTTACCAATCAAACCGAGATCAACGATGACTCGCTATATGGCACTGCTGTTTGCGATAGCCTGCGGGATGGCAGTTGCAAACATATACTTTGCACAACCGTTATTAGACTCCCTCGCATCCGAGTTTGGTATCACCTATTCATCCATTGGCATGGTCATTACGATTACTCAGCTTTGTTATGCGCTGGGGCTGCTACTGATAGTACCACTTGGTGATCTATTGAATAGACGCCGGCTCATCATTGGTCAGATGCTTTTATCCGTGTTGTCTCTCATTCTAGTCGGCATCGCTCCTATCGTCACCGTCCTCTTTATAGGATTAGCTGTGGTCGGACTGCTTGCTGTGGTCACTCAAGTACTCGTAGCGTTCGCAGCGACTTGGGCCGCTCCAGAAGAGCGCGGTCGTATTGTTGGCTTGGTGCAAAGTGGAATCGTGATCGGGATTCTTCTCGCACGAACGTTTGCTGGTGTACTAACCGATCTCGCCGGCTGGAGGTCAGTCTACCTAGTTTCTGCCATTATGATGCTTATCATAACTGGCGTGTTGTTCCGAATTCTCCCGGGTGATGACAGCGAAAGAGAGTCATTATCCTATGCAAACCTGCTTCGTTCAATGTTTACATTGTTCAGACAAGAACGAATCCTGCGCATCCGTGGAATTCTGGCTCTTCTTATTTTTATTGTGTTTGGTACGTTATGGACTTCGCTCGTGCTGCCCCTCAGTACCACGCCATACAATCTTTCACATACGGCGATTGGTGCATTTGGTCTTGCTGGAGTTGCCGGAGCTCTAGGCGCTGCTCGGGCTGGAAGCCTTGCTGATCGGGGCTTAGGACAGTTAACAACTTGTATAGCCCTTGTCCTATTAATCGTTTCATGGTTTTTTATCTTTTTCACTGAATATTCACTTATTTTATTGATCATCGGTATTATCATTCTTGACCTATCTGTGCAGGCCGTACACGTGACCAATCAGAGTATGATTTTCACTGTGCGGCCTGAGGCGAGAAGCCGGCTTACTGCTGCTTATATGATTTTTTACTCCATCGGCAGTGCGACTGGTTCTATTGTTTCAACCAGCATATACGCAAACGATGGCTGGATCGGGGTATGTTTATTTGGTGCCTCTGTCAGTGCCATTGCCCTTTTGTATTGGATCATCACCTACCGCCTCACGGAACAAATAACCGTAAAATCAGATTTAACATAA
- a CDS encoding peptidylprolyl isomerase: MAKKGYIQLTNGKKIEFELYPEAAPGTVANFEKLANEGFYDGLKFHRVIPGFVSQGGDPNGNGTGGPGYTIKCETEGNPHQHERGSLSMAHAGKDTGGSQFFIVHDPQPHLNGVHTVFGKVTSGIEAVLDMEQGQGMEKVEVVDA; encoded by the coding sequence ATGGCGAAAAAAGGATACATACAACTAACGAATGGTAAGAAAATTGAGTTTGAACTATACCCAGAGGCTGCTCCAGGTACAGTAGCAAACTTTGAAAAATTAGCGAATGAAGGCTTCTACGATGGATTGAAATTCCACCGCGTCATCCCAGGCTTCGTAAGCCAAGGCGGCGATCCAAACGGTAATGGAACTGGTGGTCCTGGTTACACAATTAAATGTGAAACAGAAGGGAATCCACATCAACACGAAAGAGGTTCATTATCAATGGCGCATGCTGGTAAAGATACAGGCGGCAGCCAATTCTTTATCGTACATGACCCTCAGCCGCATTTAAACGGTGTTCACACTGTTTTTGGCAAAGTAACATCTGGTATCGAGGCTGTTCTAGATATGGAACAAGGCCAAGGTATGGAAAAAGTCGAAGTTGTCGATGCTTAA
- a CDS encoding DUF1002 domain-containing protein, which translates to MFKKSMLGMMAALLFLIGAPKVSLADAAVGDVIVTLGQDLTPADRQKVLDELNPPENATKIEVTNKEEHEYLGKYIPRSSIGTRALSSSSITIEKSGTGLTVDTHNIKTITDEMYLNALMTAGVKDAKVVVTAPFEVSGTAALTGLLKAYEVSSDKAIPEDVKQVANEELVTTSKLGDSIGKDNASALIAKIKDDIAKNGVPKTTKEVEEKVDQAASDLNLNLTQDQKDQLVSLFDKMKNINIDWSQVGSQIDKAKDKITKFIESDEGKNLLQKIWDFFVSIWNAIVSVFTGGK; encoded by the coding sequence ATGTTTAAAAAATCAATGCTTGGTATGATGGCAGCGCTCCTTTTCCTCATTGGTGCGCCAAAAGTCAGCTTAGCGGATGCAGCTGTCGGCGATGTCATCGTCACACTTGGGCAAGACTTAACTCCGGCTGATCGCCAGAAGGTGCTTGACGAGTTGAATCCACCTGAAAATGCGACAAAAATTGAAGTAACCAATAAAGAAGAGCATGAATATTTAGGAAAGTATATCCCTCGTTCTTCTATCGGGACGAGAGCATTATCATCTTCATCTATCACCATTGAAAAATCAGGTACTGGTCTGACTGTGGATACACATAACATCAAGACCATTACAGATGAGATGTATTTAAATGCTTTAATGACAGCCGGTGTCAAGGATGCCAAGGTTGTCGTGACTGCGCCGTTTGAAGTTTCTGGTACAGCCGCACTGACGGGTCTATTAAAAGCCTATGAAGTGTCAAGCGACAAAGCCATTCCAGAAGATGTGAAACAGGTAGCAAACGAAGAGCTTGTGACAACTTCTAAATTGGGTGACTCCATCGGGAAAGACAATGCTTCTGCCCTTATTGCAAAAATCAAGGATGACATTGCGAAAAATGGTGTCCCTAAAACAACAAAAGAAGTCGAAGAAAAAGTGGATCAGGCTGCTTCTGATTTAAACTTAAATCTAACGCAAGATCAAAAGGATCAGCTTGTTTCACTATTCGATAAAATGAAGAACATCAATATCGATTGGAGCCAAGTAGGATCTCAAATCGATAAAGCAAAAGACAAGATTACGAAATTCATAGAATCAGATGAAGGGAAAAACCTTCTTCAAAAGATTTGGGATTTCTTTGTCTCCATTTGGAACGCAATCGTCTCTGTATTTACTGGAGGAAAATAA
- the lysA gene encoding diaminopimelate decarboxylase → MYLHGTCRQNELGHLEIGGVDAVSLAETYGTPLYVYDVALIRERAKSFQKAFIEEELTAQVAYASKAFSSIAMFQLAKEEGLSLDVVSGGELHTAICAGFPVEKIHFHGNNKSREELKMALEHEIGCIVVDNFYEMKLIEELGQELSKQVKVLLRITPGVEAHTHDYITTGQEDSKFGFDLHNGQADEAVKQVLGSEVIELLGVHCHIGSQIFDTAGFVLAADKIFLKLDEWRESFGFISTVLNLGGGFGIRYTEEDEPLPATEYVEKIIQAVKENVARYEFDMPEIWIEPGRSLVGDAGTTLYTIGSSKHVPGIRDYIAVDGGMSDNIRPALYQAKYEAASANKMSQAHDQTVSIAGKCCESGDMLIWDIDLPELSQGDLLAVFCTGAYGYSMSNNYNRIPRPAVVFVEDGEAQLVVERETYADIVKLDLPYQSKVKSST, encoded by the coding sequence TTGTATTTACACGGCACTTGCAGACAAAATGAACTCGGTCATTTAGAAATTGGTGGTGTTGATGCCGTTTCTTTAGCTGAAACGTATGGGACACCACTTTATGTATATGATGTGGCTTTAATACGGGAGCGTGCAAAAAGCTTTCAAAAAGCATTTATAGAAGAAGAGTTAACAGCGCAGGTAGCATATGCGAGTAAAGCATTTTCCTCCATCGCCATGTTTCAGCTTGCCAAGGAAGAAGGATTATCTCTTGATGTCGTATCAGGAGGGGAGCTTCACACAGCCATTTGCGCCGGGTTTCCGGTAGAAAAAATTCATTTCCATGGCAACAATAAAAGCAGGGAAGAATTGAAAATGGCGTTAGAGCACGAGATCGGCTGTATTGTCGTAGATAATTTCTACGAAATGAAGCTCATTGAAGAGCTTGGTCAAGAGCTGTCAAAACAGGTGAAAGTGCTGCTCCGTATTACACCAGGTGTCGAAGCGCATACACATGATTACATTACAACAGGCCAAGAGGATTCCAAATTTGGCTTTGACCTTCACAATGGACAAGCAGATGAAGCGGTGAAACAAGTGCTTGGATCAGAAGTGATCGAGCTTTTAGGCGTTCATTGCCATATCGGTTCACAAATTTTTGATACGGCTGGTTTTGTCCTTGCAGCAGATAAAATCTTTTTGAAGCTAGATGAATGGAGAGAATCATTTGGTTTTATTTCGACCGTGTTAAACTTAGGCGGCGGCTTTGGTATCCGTTATACAGAAGAAGATGAACCACTTCCTGCGACAGAATACGTCGAGAAAATTATCCAAGCTGTAAAAGAGAACGTAGCCCGCTATGAGTTTGATATGCCGGAAATTTGGATTGAGCCAGGCCGCTCTCTCGTTGGAGATGCAGGGACAACGCTTTATACGATCGGCTCATCAAAACATGTACCTGGCATTCGCGATTATATTGCGGTAGATGGGGGAATGAGTGACAACATTCGTCCAGCTTTATATCAAGCGAAATATGAAGCGGCAAGTGCCAACAAAATGAGCCAAGCGCATGATCAAACGGTTTCCATTGCAGGGAAATGCTGTGAAAGCGGAGATATGCTCATTTGGGATATCGATTTGCCAGAGTTATCACAAGGAGATTTATTAGCTGTCTTTTGTACCGGAGCTTACGGCTACAGTATGTCAAACAACTATAACCGCATCCCGCGCCCGGCTGTTGTATTTGTAGAAGACGGGGAAGCGCAGCTTGTCGTTGAACGCGAAACATATGCCGATATTGTCAAACTTGATTTACCGTATCAATCAAAAGTGAAATCATCTACGTAA
- a CDS encoding spore germination protein: MKKDKVNVYRDPKKNEDYFKENVGMGLSFDLGVRKIYIHDQEIQLYYVNGLCDTQYVIYLLKELIEINDNEPESDDLARVVENRLVNQQVSKVETLDEAVDQVLSGLVAVVVEGENYAFIIDVRSYPGRMPEEPDTEKVVRGARDGFVENIIVNTALIRRRVRDEKLRYKMLKVGERSKADVCVCYIEDIADPDLVDIIEKEVSGIKVDGLTMSDKTIEEFIIKQGYNPFPLVRYTERPDVAANHILEGHVIIITDTSPSVIITPTTIFHHVQHAEEYRQAPAVGTFLRWVRFLGILCSTFLLPIWFLFILEPSLLPDHLSYIGFNKPSHIPVILQVFLADFGVEFLRMAAIHTPTALSTAMGLIAAVLIGQIAIDVGLFTPEVILYVSLAAIGTFTTPSYELSVANKIVRLIILALVAIFKLNGLIIGFTLLIIYLTSIRSLQTPYMWPFLPFNGKALWQVLIRTSVPGSKVRPSIVHPQNRSKIPPNS; encoded by the coding sequence ATGAAGAAAGACAAGGTAAACGTGTACCGAGACCCGAAGAAAAATGAAGATTACTTCAAGGAAAATGTCGGAATGGGTCTCAGCTTTGACCTTGGCGTGCGGAAAATTTATATACACGATCAGGAAATCCAACTTTACTATGTAAACGGACTGTGTGATACACAGTATGTCATCTACTTATTAAAAGAGCTAATTGAAATCAATGACAACGAACCTGAATCAGATGATCTGGCACGTGTGGTCGAGAACCGTCTAGTCAATCAGCAGGTCTCAAAGGTTGAAACGCTCGATGAAGCGGTAGACCAAGTACTGTCGGGGCTTGTGGCAGTTGTAGTAGAAGGTGAAAACTACGCATTTATCATTGATGTCAGAAGCTATCCTGGCAGAATGCCAGAGGAGCCGGATACAGAAAAGGTTGTCCGGGGCGCAAGAGACGGCTTTGTTGAAAACATTATTGTCAATACAGCGCTCATACGAAGACGGGTGCGAGATGAAAAACTGAGATACAAAATGCTCAAAGTAGGCGAACGTTCGAAAGCGGATGTATGTGTTTGCTACATTGAAGATATTGCGGACCCAGATCTTGTCGATATTATAGAGAAAGAAGTATCAGGAATCAAAGTCGATGGGCTGACGATGTCTGATAAAACGATTGAAGAATTCATTATTAAACAAGGATACAATCCCTTTCCCCTTGTACGCTACACCGAGCGTCCAGATGTCGCCGCTAACCATATACTAGAAGGTCATGTCATCATCATTACGGATACATCTCCTAGTGTCATCATTACGCCAACCACCATTTTTCACCACGTTCAGCACGCAGAAGAATACCGCCAGGCACCTGCAGTTGGTACGTTCCTAAGATGGGTACGCTTTTTAGGCATTTTATGTTCAACGTTTCTTTTACCGATTTGGTTTCTGTTTATCCTCGAACCAAGTCTTCTGCCGGATCATTTAAGCTATATTGGCTTTAATAAACCTTCTCATATCCCGGTCATATTACAAGTATTCCTTGCTGATTTTGGGGTGGAATTTTTAAGGATGGCAGCGATTCATACGCCAACCGCTTTGTCGACCGCCATGGGGCTGATTGCGGCTGTTTTAATTGGACAAATCGCCATTGATGTCGGTTTATTTACGCCAGAGGTCATCTTATACGTCTCACTAGCGGCTATCGGGACATTTACAACGCCAAGCTATGAGCTGAGTGTCGCCAATAAGATTGTACGACTCATCATACTAGCACTCGTTGCGATCTTTAAGCTGAATGGACTCATCATTGGTTTTACGTTGTTAATCATATATTTAACATCCATACGTTCATTGCAGACGCCTTATATGTGGCCGTTTCTTCCTTTTAATGGGAAAGCTTTATGGCAAGTGTTAATTCGGACGTCTGTTCCTGGCTCAAAAGTAAGGCCAAGCATCGTTCACCCTCAAAACAGATCAAAAATTCCGCCAAATTCTTAA
- a CDS encoding stage V sporulation protein AE produces MGQRRKVILVTDGDIYAAKTIELAAKKVGGRCISSSKGNPSKRTGPELVQMILKTPYDPVFVMFDDSGLTGEGTGETAMKHVARHPEIEVIGAIAVASKTHQAEWTKVHVSIDREGELTEYGVDKHGLPEMEPHKMSGDTVYCLDSLHLPFVVGIGDIGKMGRKDDLSKGSPITMKAVELILERSGFHEERQGKRVPRPEEK; encoded by the coding sequence ATGGGGCAAAGACGGAAAGTCATTTTAGTGACAGACGGAGATATATATGCTGCCAAAACCATTGAGCTTGCTGCTAAAAAAGTCGGTGGACGATGTATTTCCAGCTCAAAAGGAAATCCAAGCAAACGGACAGGGCCTGAACTTGTACAGATGATTTTAAAAACGCCGTATGATCCAGTGTTTGTCATGTTTGATGACTCTGGCCTGACAGGTGAAGGAACAGGGGAGACGGCGATGAAGCATGTGGCGCGTCACCCTGAAATTGAAGTCATAGGAGCGATCGCCGTTGCATCCAAAACGCATCAAGCTGAATGGACAAAAGTTCATGTTTCCATTGACCGGGAGGGTGAACTGACAGAATACGGTGTCGACAAGCATGGTCTTCCTGAAATGGAGCCTCATAAAATGAGCGGGGATACAGTGTATTGTCTTGACTCGCTCCATCTTCCGTTTGTTGTTGGGATTGGAGATATTGGCAAAATGGGACGTAAAGATGATCTGAGCAAGGGATCTCCGATCACAATGAAAGCAGTTGAATTAATTTTAGAAAGGAGTGGTTTCCATGAAGAAAGACAAGGTAAACGTGTACCGAGACCCGAAGAAAAATGA
- the spoVAE gene encoding stage V sporulation protein AE: MDYLIAFVAGGLICVIGQLLLDVLKLTPAHVMTTFVVAGTILDGFGIYDKFIEFAGAGATVPIVSFGHSLLHGAMHQADVHGFIGIGIGIFELTSAGISAAILFSFIIALIFKPKG; encoded by the coding sequence ATGGATTATCTTATCGCTTTTGTTGCAGGCGGACTTATTTGCGTCATTGGCCAGCTTTTACTAGACGTACTCAAACTTACGCCTGCACATGTCATGACCACCTTTGTTGTGGCGGGTACCATATTAGACGGTTTCGGTATTTATGATAAATTTATTGAATTTGCTGGTGCGGGCGCAACCGTACCAATCGTCAGCTTTGGTCATAGCTTGCTTCATGGGGCGATGCATCAGGCAGATGTACACGGGTTCATCGGAATCGGGATCGGTATTTTTGAATTAACTTCTGCTGGAATATCAGCTGCGATTTTATTCTCATTTATTATCGCTCTTATCTTTAAACCGAAAGGATAA
- the spoVAD gene encoding stage V sporulation protein AD, whose protein sequence is MKLTGKQSWVFEHKLYVNAEGTAAGPKEKEGPIGHLIDKTYDEMHCYQKNWEMAERQLMDDAISTALSKANLQKSDVDLLLAGDLLNQNVTANYVARELKIPFLCLFGACSTSMESVAIASALVDGGFAKRAIAATSSHNATAERQFRNPTEYGGQKPDTATSTVTGSGAVIISQEPSQIQITSATVGRVMDLGITDPFDMGSAMAPAAADTIKQHLEDLGRTVDDYDLILTGDLSGIGSPILKDLLKEDGIQLGRKHDDCGLIIYTPDQNVFAGGSGCACSAVVTFSHIFQEMKAGNLQRVLVVATGALLSPTMVQQKETIPTIAHGVVFERAGGES, encoded by the coding sequence GTGAAACTAACAGGTAAACAATCTTGGGTATTTGAGCACAAGCTTTATGTCAATGCAGAAGGAACAGCTGCAGGACCGAAAGAAAAAGAAGGCCCGATCGGTCATCTAATTGATAAAACATACGACGAAATGCATTGTTATCAAAAGAACTGGGAAATGGCTGAAAGGCAGCTCATGGATGATGCGATATCAACCGCTTTATCAAAAGCAAATTTGCAAAAAAGCGATGTTGATCTTTTGCTGGCAGGAGACTTACTGAATCAAAACGTCACAGCAAACTATGTGGCAAGAGAACTTAAAATCCCGTTTCTTTGTTTATTTGGAGCATGCTCCACATCAATGGAATCGGTCGCCATTGCTTCGGCATTAGTAGATGGTGGTTTTGCAAAAAGAGCCATTGCTGCGACAAGCAGTCATAATGCGACGGCAGAACGCCAATTTCGTAATCCGACAGAATACGGCGGACAAAAACCAGATACAGCGACAAGTACAGTGACTGGGAGCGGGGCCGTTATTATCAGCCAAGAGCCCTCCCAAATTCAAATTACAAGCGCAACTGTGGGACGAGTTATGGATCTTGGGATTACAGACCCATTTGACATGGGGTCGGCAATGGCACCGGCAGCAGCAGATACCATCAAGCAGCATTTAGAAGATCTAGGGAGAACGGTTGACGATTACGATCTTATTTTAACAGGTGATCTATCTGGCATTGGCTCACCGATCTTAAAGGATCTGCTCAAAGAAGACGGCATTCAGCTCGGCCGAAAGCACGATGATTGCGGATTAATCATCTATACACCCGATCAAAACGTGTTCGCTGGAGGCAGCGGCTGTGCGTGTTCAGCTGTTGTGACATTCAGTCACATCTTTCAAGAAATGAAGGCAGGGAATTTGCAAAGAGTACTGGTTGTCGCAACCGGGGCACTTCTCAGCCCGACGATGGTCCAGCAAAAAGAGACCATTCCAACCATTGCGCACGGTGTCGTATTTGAGCGTGCAGGAGGAGAGAGCTAA
- the spoVAC gene encoding stage V sporulation protein AC — MSSLKENYPSKVKTYQPKPPYVLNCIKAFLVGGLICAIGEGLQNFYIHFFDFNEKTAGNPTVATLILISSILTGIGIYDRIGQFAGAGSAVPVTGFANSMTSAALEHRSEGLVLGVATNMFKLAGNVIVFGVVSAYVVGIIRYILEKAFS, encoded by the coding sequence GTGTCGAGTTTAAAAGAGAACTATCCATCTAAGGTGAAAACGTATCAGCCTAAACCTCCTTATGTCCTCAACTGCATCAAGGCTTTTCTTGTTGGTGGATTGATCTGTGCCATAGGTGAGGGGCTGCAAAATTTCTATATTCACTTTTTTGATTTTAATGAAAAGACAGCAGGGAACCCAACCGTAGCGACCCTCATTTTAATTTCTTCTATATTAACTGGTATCGGTATTTACGATAGAATCGGCCAGTTTGCTGGAGCGGGATCCGCTGTCCCGGTGACAGGGTTTGCAAACAGCATGACAAGTGCTGCTCTTGAACATAGAAGTGAAGGGCTTGTGTTAGGTGTAGCCACGAACATGTTTAAGCTTGCTGGGAACGTCATTGTTTTTGGTGTCGTCTCGGCATATGTCGTAGGGATCATTCGATACATCTTGGAAAAGGCGTTTTCGTAG
- a CDS encoding stage V sporulation protein AB, with the protein MIGKWLFVVLVGLGGGLTVGAGFVAFLTVLGIIPRLMQLTKTQCFIQGYEAAVISGAVVGGWATLSPIHLHLSKWLALPIGLLAGIFVGMLAAALTEVLNVLPILTKRIGMDGKIVLLLMAIVLGKVFGSLFHWLIYI; encoded by the coding sequence ATGATCGGTAAGTGGCTTTTTGTCGTGCTTGTTGGACTTGGCGGCGGTTTAACGGTAGGAGCAGGATTTGTGGCATTTCTCACAGTGCTGGGCATCATCCCTCGTTTAATGCAATTAACCAAAACGCAGTGCTTCATACAAGGGTACGAGGCGGCTGTCATCAGCGGGGCGGTCGTTGGCGGCTGGGCAACCTTAAGTCCAATACATTTGCATTTATCCAAATGGCTGGCACTTCCGATCGGTCTTTTAGCGGGCATCTTCGTCGGCATGCTTGCAGCTGCGCTGACTGAAGTATTAAATGTACTTCCTATATTAACGAAAAGAATTGGAATGGACGGGAAAATTGTTTTGCTTCTCATGGCCATTGTCTTAGGAAAGGTATTTGGTTCACTATTTCATTGGCTGATTTATATTTAA
- a CDS encoding stage V sporulation protein AA, with protein MDGQIFLRLRHRIKTGNDQLIYLEDIAQITGDEFAVQKLSKMPIYHVSKKDRHIAVLDIMHVVKTIKKTWPDIDIQTVGGAEAIVEIDTGKRQLSPVLFVFVWLLLFVGAALAIMNFHEDVSMRLVHIRLYEMITGKTVEHPYLLQIPYSFGLGFGMILFFNHVFKKRLNEEPSPLEVEMFKYQLELDHYVALKENKETMKDIHDR; from the coding sequence ATGGACGGACAAATCTTTCTTCGGCTGCGCCATCGAATCAAGACCGGTAATGATCAGCTCATTTATTTAGAAGATATCGCCCAAATCACTGGTGATGAGTTTGCTGTGCAAAAGCTTAGCAAAATGCCGATATATCATGTCAGTAAAAAGGATCGTCACATCGCCGTTCTTGATATCATGCATGTGGTCAAAACGATCAAAAAAACATGGCCAGACATCGACATTCAAACCGTTGGAGGCGCTGAGGCCATTGTCGAAATTGATACAGGCAAACGCCAGCTTTCTCCCGTTTTATTTGTGTTTGTATGGCTCCTGTTATTTGTCGGAGCGGCGCTTGCCATTATGAATTTTCACGAGGATGTCAGTATGCGGCTCGTTCATATCCGCCTATATGAAATGATCACAGGAAAAACGGTTGAGCATCCTTATTTATTGCAAATTCCATATAGCTTCGGACTAGGCTTCGGCATGATTTTATTTTTCAATCATGTATTTAAAAAGCGTTTAAATGAAGAACCAAGTCCGCTTGAAGTGGAAATGTTTAAATATCAGCTCGAACTCGATCATTATGTCGCCCTCAAAGAAAATAAAGAGACAATGAAAGACATTCATGATCGGTAA